From the Candidatus Saccharimonadaceae bacterium ML1 genome, one window contains:
- a CDS encoding DUF475 domain-containing protein has protein sequence MKKLLHAHHPFRIFLVSALLTIGLGAWTVYNKGLEALWLFVVLVLLEVTFSFDNAVINSRILARMSKFWQTMFLTVGIITAVFVVRFILPIVIVMLSSQHDFINVLHMALHQPAAYSATLHSAAPIINAFGGTFLLMIGISYFMDRNKDLYWLERIEKMMSRFGRYEVFKVFVMLLVAMGLYATADPAHREAILAASVLGTLVHLALELFGDYFSARQSHARVLTGMAAFASFVYLDILDASFSLDGVIGAFAITNDVILIIAGLGAGALWVRSLTVYLTRTNKLAKYRYLEHGAHWAILALGVVMLVKLYHVDPPEWFVGSIGLIFIATAIGSSVLEKTYADHRKKRSIAQKIKTRLIGR, from the coding sequence ATGAAAAAATTACTGCACGCTCATCATCCATTTCGTATTTTCCTCGTCTCCGCCCTATTGACAATTGGGCTGGGCGCGTGGACGGTGTACAATAAAGGACTTGAAGCCCTCTGGCTGTTTGTCGTGCTCGTTCTCCTTGAGGTGACCTTCAGTTTTGACAATGCCGTTATTAATAGCCGCATCCTAGCGCGCATGTCAAAGTTCTGGCAAACGATGTTTTTAACAGTTGGGATTATCACTGCGGTGTTTGTAGTGCGATTCATTTTACCGATCGTCATCGTTATGTTATCAAGCCAACATGATTTTATAAATGTGCTTCATATGGCGCTTCATCAACCAGCAGCCTATAGTGCCACATTGCATAGCGCCGCGCCAATTATTAATGCATTCGGCGGTACGTTTCTTTTGATGATTGGCATTAGCTATTTCATGGATCGTAATAAAGATCTCTACTGGCTTGAGCGAATCGAAAAGATGATGTCGCGGTTCGGGCGCTACGAAGTGTTTAAGGTGTTCGTAATGTTGCTCGTCGCAATGGGGCTGTACGCCACTGCCGACCCAGCGCATCGTGAAGCAATTTTGGCGGCATCAGTGCTCGGCACGCTTGTACATTTAGCGCTTGAGTTGTTTGGCGATTACTTCTCAGCGCGGCAATCGCACGCTAGAGTATTAACCGGCATGGCGGCATTTGCTTCGTTCGTTTATCTCGACATTCTCGACGCTTCATTTTCGCTTGACGGTGTAATCGGCGCCTTTGCGATTACCAACGACGTGATTTTAATCATCGCAGGACTAGGCGCCGGCGCATTATGGGTGCGGTCGCTAACGGTGTACTTGACGCGAACAAACAAGCTTGCCAAGTATCGCTATCTAGAACACGGCGCACACTGGGCGATTTTAGCACTCGGCGTTGTTATGCTCGTAAAACTTTACCATGTCGATCCGCCGGAGTGGTTCGTCGGTTCAATCGGACTTATCTTTATTGCCACTGCAATTGGTTCAAGTGTACTCGAAAAGACTTATGCCGACCACCGTAAAAAACGCTCAATCGCTCAAAAAATCAAAACGCGCTTGATTGGAAGATAA
- a CDS encoding ABC transporter permease, translated as MKAYWTGVFGQVVAIAKRIMRDKIALFFTFLFPLIFLLVFGTIFNNQSASLKVAIINHSDSRFAKQFVENAKKGDVSVLKIQDVSGMDEAKEKMKRSQLDGIIELPVDFGKPGADHRPSGTINVLYAKGSDQAGSTLSAVMTQVADGINKGMGQPEAPLKVASQAVGDKALKTFDYTFTGLLAFSLMSMGIFGLANQMPTEKQKGAYRRLRAAPFTSGQLILATMIVYTMISLLSAASMLLVGHLMFRFQMRGDWLTFSLFLMLAAAMMVSLGLLMGSWAKNENQSSALTNIVSSPMMFLSGAFFPSYLFPEWLRGISQFIPMASVVDGFRLIMAENASLFAVSGQVLVVFSVTVVVYFISTRVFRWE; from the coding sequence ATGAAAGCATACTGGACGGGCGTATTTGGTCAAGTAGTGGCGATAGCGAAGCGCATTATGCGCGATAAAATAGCGCTGTTTTTTACCTTTTTGTTTCCGCTGATTTTTTTGCTGGTGTTCGGCACGATTTTCAATAACCAATCAGCGTCGCTAAAAGTTGCGATTATCAATCATTCTGATAGCCGGTTCGCCAAACAATTTGTCGAGAACGCCAAGAAGGGCGATGTTTCGGTGCTGAAAATCCAGGATGTCAGCGGCATGGATGAAGCAAAGGAAAAAATGAAGCGCTCGCAGCTGGACGGTATTATTGAGCTGCCGGTGGATTTTGGCAAGCCCGGCGCCGACCATCGTCCGAGCGGTACGATTAATGTACTCTATGCAAAAGGTTCGGATCAAGCTGGTAGCACGCTGAGCGCTGTGATGACGCAGGTAGCAGACGGCATCAACAAAGGTATGGGGCAGCCGGAAGCGCCGCTAAAGGTAGCGTCGCAGGCGGTGGGCGATAAAGCATTGAAAACATTTGATTATACGTTTACCGGACTACTAGCATTCAGTTTGATGAGCATGGGTATCTTTGGATTGGCGAATCAAATGCCGACAGAGAAGCAAAAGGGCGCATATCGGCGGCTGCGGGCGGCGCCGTTTACGTCAGGACAGTTAATCTTGGCGACGATGATCGTCTATACAATGATTTCCTTACTGAGCGCAGCATCGATGTTGCTGGTTGGGCACTTGATGTTCCGCTTTCAAATGCGCGGCGATTGGTTAACGTTTAGTTTGTTTCTCATGCTGGCGGCGGCGATGATGGTAAGCCTGGGGCTGCTCATGGGTTCGTGGGCGAAGAATGAAAATCAATCGTCAGCGCTCACGAATATCGTATCGTCCCCAATGATGTTTTTATCTGGCGCGTTCTTCCCGAGCTATCTGTTTCCAGAGTGGCTGCGGGGGATTTCGCAGTTCATTCCGATGGCATCGGTAGTTGACGGTTTCCGGTTGATTATGGCAGAGAATGCTAGTTTATTTGCGGTGAGCGGGCAAGTGTTGGTGGTATTCAGCGTGACGGTCGTCGTGTATTTCATTTCGACGCGCGTGTTTCGCTGGGAATAA
- a CDS encoding ABC transporter ATP-binding protein: MTQTKQIVEANELVKTYGGTNVVDGVSFSVGEGEIFGILGPNGAGKTTTLEMLEALRPIDGGQATIDGIDVAKQPKKIKHIIGIQLQATSFYDKLNLREQLKMFASLYGTRVNADKLLEKVQLIDKAKSYVEQLSGGQKQRFAIASTLVNTPKVLFLDEPTTGLDPQARRNMWDLIKQIRSEGMTIILTTHYMDEAEVLCDRLAIMDNGKILTTDTPHNLIEALLARGFKKKQVVEQANLEDVFIDLTGKAIRD, from the coding sequence ATGACGCAGACGAAACAAATTGTCGAGGCAAACGAGCTAGTGAAAACGTATGGCGGCACAAACGTGGTAGACGGCGTGTCGTTTAGCGTGGGTGAGGGCGAGATTTTCGGTATTCTCGGGCCGAATGGCGCCGGCAAAACGACGACGCTTGAGATGCTTGAGGCGCTTCGACCGATTGATGGCGGACAGGCGACTATTGACGGCATTGATGTTGCCAAACAACCAAAGAAAATTAAACATATCATCGGCATCCAGCTGCAGGCGACCAGCTTTTACGACAAGCTGAATTTGCGCGAACAACTGAAAATGTTCGCAAGCCTATATGGTACGCGGGTGAACGCCGATAAATTGCTTGAAAAAGTTCAACTGATCGACAAAGCGAAAAGCTATGTTGAGCAGCTTTCCGGCGGGCAAAAGCAGCGGTTTGCTATTGCCTCAACACTAGTGAATACGCCAAAAGTATTGTTTCTCGATGAGCCGACGACCGGACTTGACCCGCAGGCGCGCCGCAACATGTGGGACTTGATCAAACAGATCCGCAGTGAAGGTATGACAATCATATTGACGACGCATTATATGGACGAAGCGGAAGTTTTGTGCGACCGGCTGGCGATCATGGACAACGGCAAGATTTTGACGACTGATACGCCGCATAATTTGATTGAGGCGCTCCTCGCGCGCGGTTTCAAGAAAAAACAGGTCGTCGAGCAGGCGAATTTAGAAGACGTATTCATTGATTTAACAGGAAAGGCGATTCGAGACTGA
- a CDS encoding SulP family inorganic anion transporter gives MSKRFPMDIKKAISQLSLPDGSFMVVGSGLLDTLGIRAAGDIDLLVSHDVFNNLKHQNYKIQQHEDGSDYISIGRFEIMVDWFGNDLETMRESAVYIDEIPYWSLESMHEWKCDHAREKDVRDIALIDEYRQQHADIKTTAKP, from the coding sequence ATGTCGAAACGGTTTCCTATGGATATTAAAAAGGCTATATCACAATTATCACTCCCAGACGGCAGTTTCATGGTAGTCGGCAGCGGACTGCTTGATACGCTTGGTATACGCGCGGCGGGTGATATCGACCTGCTTGTATCGCACGATGTTTTTAACAATCTTAAGCACCAGAATTATAAGATACAACAGCACGAAGACGGTTCTGATTATATATCTATCGGTCGCTTTGAAATTATGGTGGACTGGTTTGGTAATGATTTAGAAACGATGCGCGAAAGCGCGGTGTATATCGACGAAATACCTTATTGGAGCCTTGAGTCAATGCACGAATGGAAGTGTGATCACGCGAGAGAAAAGGACGTGCGCGACATCGCTCTTATCGACGAGTATCGACAGCAGCATGCTGACATTAAGACAACTGCGAAACCGTAG
- a CDS encoding CHAP domain-containing protein yields the protein MQQLQHAAANKQRMTKRIAIYACFIVFLVIGVIVYLWTPARQRVQSIMTVATLDRSPGQMQFPNINTSELSPARQRIIQIARSEFTAQADGTKYSQGSHEPWCADFVSWVMNQAGVPLKNPHTGSWRIPGTFTLREYYQAAGRFKPADSGYVPQAGDVAIYRNSPVFGDHTHIVLDYNKGALVTVGGNEANRVRVMTNTGKRYEGLLGYGVPE from the coding sequence ATGCAGCAATTACAGCACGCAGCGGCGAACAAGCAACGAATGACGAAGCGTATCGCTATATACGCGTGTTTCATAGTATTCCTAGTTATTGGCGTGATTGTTTATCTATGGACGCCGGCGCGGCAGCGCGTACAATCAATTATGACTGTGGCGACACTTGATCGTTCGCCTGGGCAAATGCAGTTTCCCAACATTAATACGAGCGAACTTAGTCCGGCACGGCAGCGGATAATCCAGATTGCCCGTAGTGAATTTACCGCGCAAGCCGACGGCACAAAATACAGCCAAGGTAGCCATGAGCCGTGGTGCGCCGATTTTGTCAGTTGGGTTATGAATCAAGCAGGTGTACCGCTGAAAAATCCGCATACGGGTAGCTGGCGTATTCCTGGCACATTCACGCTGCGCGAATATTATCAGGCGGCAGGACGATTCAAGCCAGCGGACTCCGGCTATGTACCGCAGGCGGGTGACGTAGCGATCTACCGCAATTCACCTGTATTTGGCGACCACACGCATATCGTGCTTGATTATAATAAAGGCGCGCTCGTCACCGTTGGCGGCAACGAAGCAAACCGCGTGCGCGTCATGACGAACACCGGTAAGCGCTATGAAGGATTACTTGGTTATGGTGTGCCAGAGTAG
- a CDS encoding M20/M25/M40 family metallo-hydrolase — translation MEEVTKLAKELIAIPSVSGGEAEILKFCADWFRGAEFDDVFTDDMFTAGVVLAANSAASRALILCGHVDTVAPGDESAWSRSPWQAYVRDKRLYGLGSGDMKMGVALQMIIAKEYINARRDDFDVWCVAVANEEVDGAGSAAFTKFFAQRANYAEASCLIAEPTDGDRIEVGHRGNRFVELEFSGTAGHASQEENYQASALPKMAHFLMGLPDIRKTLHQTYRHNMLGEPSFTPTRVSPSQSFSANKTADKTYVALDIRTTPGLDEAFERQMNVFAEEYDFSWRYAAEPVNSALCADDAPILRAVQTCLPEGKVSVSLGATDQAFFQDIGVQTVVYGPGDFARAHTTDESVSLEKAKTALAVYRRVIALL, via the coding sequence ATGGAAGAAGTTACAAAACTTGCTAAAGAACTTATTGCTATTCCGTCGGTATCAGGCGGCGAGGCGGAGATTTTGAAATTCTGTGCTGACTGGTTCCGTGGTGCGGAATTTGATGACGTATTTACTGACGACATGTTTACAGCTGGCGTGGTACTTGCAGCAAACAGCGCAGCGTCCCGGGCACTTATTTTGTGCGGGCATGTCGACACGGTGGCGCCGGGCGATGAATCGGCGTGGTCGCGCAGCCCGTGGCAGGCGTACGTGCGGGACAAACGGCTCTATGGATTAGGTTCGGGCGATATGAAAATGGGTGTGGCTTTGCAAATGATCATTGCAAAAGAATATATTAATGCACGCCGTGATGATTTTGATGTGTGGTGCGTGGCGGTGGCAAACGAAGAAGTTGATGGTGCGGGTTCGGCGGCATTTACGAAATTTTTTGCGCAGCGGGCAAACTATGCGGAAGCGAGTTGCTTAATCGCCGAACCGACAGATGGCGATCGGATCGAAGTTGGGCACCGCGGCAACCGGTTCGTTGAGTTAGAGTTTAGTGGTACGGCGGGGCATGCGTCGCAGGAAGAGAATTACCAGGCGAGCGCGCTGCCGAAAATGGCGCATTTTTTGATGGGATTGCCAGATATTCGCAAAACATTACACCAAACGTACCGCCACAATATGCTTGGCGAGCCGTCATTTACGCCGACGCGCGTATCGCCGAGCCAATCGTTTTCGGCAAATAAAACCGCCGATAAAACGTATGTGGCGCTTGATATTCGTACAACGCCAGGGCTTGACGAAGCTTTTGAGCGGCAAATGAATGTATTTGCAGAGGAGTACGACTTCTCGTGGCGCTACGCAGCAGAGCCGGTGAACTCAGCGCTCTGTGCGGACGATGCACCGATTTTGCGCGCGGTGCAAACATGTTTGCCAGAGGGCAAGGTTTCTGTAAGTCTAGGCGCAACTGACCAAGCATTCTTTCAGGACATCGGTGTGCAAACGGTCGTGTATGGTCCGGGCGATTTTGCGCGAGCGCACACAACCGATGAATCGGTATCGCTCGAAAAGGCTAAAACGGCGCTTGCGGTGTATCGGCGGGTAATAGCGTTGTTGTAG
- a CDS encoding YbhB/YbcL family Raf kinase inhibitor-like protein, producing the protein MNISSPDFADGAKIPKACARLGGNQRPPLEISDVPAEAKSLVIICHDPDAPGRDGFYHWTVWNLPGKTAKISGESLPAGAVEGVTSWGQPGWGGPQPPFGTHRYQFYVYALDTTLDLPSDTKPKELIAALTPHIIDQSMLTGKFGVFDILRRE; encoded by the coding sequence ATGAATATTTCGAGTCCTGACTTCGCTGACGGCGCTAAAATCCCAAAAGCTTGCGCACGGCTTGGCGGTAATCAACGCCCGCCGCTCGAAATCAGCGACGTGCCGGCAGAGGCCAAAAGCCTAGTGATCATTTGCCACGACCCCGATGCGCCCGGGCGTGATGGATTTTACCATTGGACGGTTTGGAATTTACCGGGCAAAACCGCTAAAATTTCTGGCGAATCACTGCCCGCGGGCGCGGTCGAAGGTGTTACGAGTTGGGGTCAGCCTGGCTGGGGCGGACCGCAACCGCCATTTGGCACACACCGCTATCAATTTTATGTGTACGCGCTGGACACGACACTGGATTTACCAAGCGACACCAAGCCCAAAGAACTCATCGCCGCCCTCACACCGCACATTATCGATCAGTCCATGTTGACTGGAAAGTTTGGTGTGTTTGATATTTTGCGGCGAGAATAA
- the ubiB gene encoding protein kinase UbiB translates to MRLLFVVRALFRVWRAWRSDQVWLKVLSDECQNLGGVYVKFLQHLASTELMAQVYAASGYRLDAFDDVAVEPIDVAEVLRQELGVKASQIVVEEDQPFATGSFAQVYHCRVADRPGSRYIIKILRPSVVRYLNFDFVALRFCCWAGQFMLKNDIFPLVEIADEFIKTTKRETDYQRELITAQAIREYFAKRTDNVVVPETLADYSTRLILVQDYIEGLPLTEVVEQAQAGNDTYQFVKDQLGSDMQQQLVTVGSEFLIAILQADIIMADPHPGNIYLLRDNKVALIDFGLAVAAPRHRASFYHMIVQYRALYEDRADMGLLALAMLAFYDHTLYQALDVIAKDRSLTRTIYEYANTLLQSTTSTFAANRQITQLFLNEINAGNRFAVRLDSVDIMLQRGLYHYLAAARLACGDEYRRTHYWRIVHDALELAEVHANIYGISEAVRSSPMSIELAQEIVMDWMSKVAERDRAAYAMLLQKGELS, encoded by the coding sequence GTGCGCTTATTATTTGTGGTTCGGGCATTGTTTCGGGTGTGGCGAGCTTGGCGCAGCGATCAAGTATGGCTCAAAGTTTTATCAGACGAGTGTCAAAATTTAGGTGGCGTGTATGTCAAGTTTTTACAGCATTTGGCGTCGACTGAACTGATGGCTCAGGTGTATGCTGCGTCTGGATATCGGCTGGATGCTTTTGATGATGTGGCAGTTGAGCCAATTGACGTTGCCGAGGTTTTGCGGCAAGAATTGGGGGTCAAGGCTAGCCAAATAGTTGTCGAGGAAGATCAGCCGTTCGCTACGGGTTCATTCGCTCAGGTTTATCACTGTCGCGTAGCTGACCGTCCAGGTAGCCGGTATATTATCAAGATTCTTCGCCCTAGCGTGGTGCGCTATCTGAATTTTGATTTTGTGGCGCTGCGTTTTTGCTGTTGGGCGGGGCAGTTTATGCTAAAGAACGATATTTTTCCGTTGGTTGAAATTGCTGATGAGTTTATCAAAACCACCAAGCGCGAAACTGATTATCAGCGCGAGCTAATTACAGCCCAGGCGATTCGTGAATATTTTGCCAAGCGTACCGACAACGTTGTCGTGCCAGAGACGCTGGCTGATTACTCAACGCGGCTGATATTGGTTCAGGACTATATAGAAGGATTGCCGCTAACCGAGGTGGTGGAACAGGCACAAGCGGGAAACGACACCTACCAATTTGTCAAAGACCAACTTGGCTCTGATATGCAGCAGCAATTAGTGACGGTCGGCAGCGAGTTTTTAATCGCAATTTTACAAGCAGATATCATTATGGCCGATCCGCATCCAGGCAATATTTATTTGCTGAGAGACAACAAAGTTGCGTTGATCGACTTTGGTTTGGCGGTGGCAGCACCGCGGCATCGCGCCTCATTTTACCACATGATCGTGCAGTATCGCGCGTTGTATGAAGATCGAGCTGACATGGGTTTATTGGCACTAGCAATGTTGGCGTTTTATGACCATACGCTGTATCAAGCACTGGATGTGATCGCCAAAGATCGCAGCTTGACGCGCACTATTTATGAATATGCGAACACGCTGCTTCAATCGACAACCAGCACGTTTGCTGCCAATCGGCAAATAACCCAGTTATTCCTTAATGAAATTAACGCTGGTAATCGTTTTGCTGTCAGGTTAGACAGCGTTGATATCATGTTGCAGCGCGGTTTGTACCATTATTTAGCAGCAGCTAGGTTGGCGTGCGGCGATGAATATCGAAGGACACATTATTGGCGGATTGTCCATGACGCCCTGGAATTGGCCGAGGTTCACGCTAATATCTATGGAATCAGCGAGGCGGTGCGTTCGTCGCCGATGAGTATTGAGCTGGCGCAAGAAATAGTGATGGACTGGATGAGCAAGGTTGCGGAGCGTGACAGAGCCGCCTACGCCATGTTGTTACAAAAAGGAGAATTATCATGA
- a CDS encoding DUF3800 domain-containing protein gives MSDKEYQEISIYLDDSGVFSLNSGHDYFIYAGYLFLDNHERIAARERFKTISREIKSSLGISMGSELKAAGLGIKYKRSLYNCVKSFNSLSATVRLPDVNESIMANKLSIHRYKDYALKRMIKSKLEKLIASGKIDADKPVSLRVYIDQQHTSTNGYYKLSDSIREELIHGIRNFDYGMFYPPILFADFKISIKFCDSSLDYLVQASDILANRLWYGRNFNHPKLYTNIPYHNDILLP, from the coding sequence ATGAGTGACAAAGAGTATCAAGAAATATCGATATACCTAGATGATTCTGGTGTTTTCTCTCTTAATTCTGGGCATGATTATTTCATATACGCTGGATATCTGTTCTTGGATAACCATGAGCGTATCGCAGCAAGAGAGCGGTTCAAGACGATATCTAGAGAGATAAAATCTAGTCTCGGTATATCGATGGGGTCGGAGTTAAAAGCAGCCGGCTTAGGAATTAAATACAAGAGGAGTCTGTATAATTGTGTCAAGTCATTCAATAGCCTTAGTGCTACGGTGAGGCTGCCTGACGTCAATGAATCTATTATGGCAAATAAACTATCGATTCATCGCTACAAAGACTATGCCCTAAAGAGAATGATAAAGTCTAAGCTAGAGAAGCTAATTGCGTCTGGCAAAATTGACGCAGACAAGCCGGTTTCTCTGCGAGTCTACATTGACCAGCAACACACATCAACCAACGGATACTATAAACTCTCAGATAGCATTCGAGAGGAGCTAATACATGGAATTCGTAATTTTGATTACGGCATGTTTTACCCTCCGATACTCTTTGCCGACTTCAAAATTAGCATAAAGTTTTGCGATTCATCCCTAGATTATCTGGTTCAGGCAAGCGATATTCTAGCTAATCGCTTATGGTATGGCAGGAATTTCAATCATCCTAAGCTCTATACTAATATCCCATATCACAATGATATTTTATTGCCATAA
- a CDS encoding DUF2268 domain-containing protein, producing the protein MDVVFSVDKQAAFYYWLQIVAGWDDSSAVDAKSLAYYTGQIHSMLSQEQRKALHDVKCILQHNANPRQLLAELYAGNIRSHDAQIIAERTLSCMPLFEAFVWRDAQKTVLRWRDLLQAYDFARTNELLMNIKTFLASTFDLHTTLTVYILPNIPGAGVIGHRISGTNFILLRPYIEYRRSAIANVVTVVLHEYIHAIESCSTHSRALMKQSYETCIAANHIRPPHGFTWKSMYIEALVYCFANNITGGYARTVVSGKLLPRIEEFQRGFHRLRAKGAATTNDVIAWAGLCITDMVAQYIDEGKVIDVKIVNYIGRVYQDMYKIV; encoded by the coding sequence ATGGATGTTGTTTTCTCAGTTGATAAGCAGGCAGCTTTTTATTATTGGCTGCAGATTGTTGCTGGGTGGGACGATTCGTCGGCGGTCGACGCAAAGTCGTTAGCGTATTATACAGGGCAAATTCACTCCATGTTGTCGCAAGAACAACGAAAAGCACTGCACGATGTAAAATGTATTTTGCAGCACAATGCCAACCCGCGGCAGCTGTTGGCAGAATTATACGCTGGTAATATTCGCTCGCATGATGCGCAGATAATTGCAGAGCGGACGCTGTCGTGCATGCCGCTGTTTGAGGCGTTCGTTTGGCGCGATGCGCAAAAAACTGTGCTGAGGTGGCGCGATCTACTCCAGGCGTATGATTTTGCGCGTACTAATGAATTGCTTATGAATATTAAGACCTTTCTCGCTTCGACATTTGATTTGCATACCACGCTTACAGTTTATATATTGCCGAATATCCCCGGTGCGGGCGTGATTGGGCATCGGATTAGCGGTACCAACTTTATCTTGCTGCGCCCGTATATTGAGTACCGCCGAAGCGCTATAGCAAATGTTGTTACCGTTGTGCTGCACGAGTATATTCACGCAATAGAATCATGCTCGACGCATAGCCGCGCATTGATGAAGCAGTCGTACGAGACATGTATTGCTGCGAACCATATCCGTCCGCCGCATGGATTCACTTGGAAAAGTATGTACATTGAAGCATTGGTATATTGTTTCGCGAACAATATAACCGGCGGATATGCTCGAACGGTTGTGTCTGGTAAGCTGTTACCAAGGATTGAAGAGTTTCAACGCGGATTTCACAGATTGCGAGCGAAAGGTGCCGCCACGACAAACGATGTAATTGCATGGGCGGGCTTATGCATTACGGATATGGTGGCGCAGTATATTGACGAGGGGAAGGTGATTGATGTAAAGATTGTTAACTACATTGGACGCGTATATCAAGACATGTACAAGATAGTTTAG